The following proteins are encoded in a genomic region of Fusarium keratoplasticum isolate Fu6.1 chromosome 9, whole genome shotgun sequence:
- a CDS encoding Zn(2)-C6 fungal-type domain-containing protein produces the protein MSRKAVRRCFELFFTRHFASDFCSFDYRPDFEANYHCKPFLVYSIICLCARYLTPEEATEGFQLSSGEEIWKRYSQMARSKAKASSDEPSVAHIQGYLVLAVAELLAGSGSRHWMYAGTAIRMAQIMRLNKDYHQRYGPREQEIRRRTYWACLLLDRALASLLCKPHCLSEVNIGIALPSTDTSLAYQEGSRGLTLEGIQSFAGYPSEIGLAPYFIRTVYLWSKLADFNVCCRRNLDKHPPTDPQSLFFQLTSTLQDWLSSLGPSLQWSIQNYHNHCDLGQGLGFASMHMLLRSSLCVAHQAYLPQLDGFTVLCGRMDAAGWSYFHRENCLIETCVPNAMAIGEMLIAILESDRPSQAALQSIWVAASILSAVNTFLWVIYAGDEAFSAEETVNQAKSYLETIRRIFVSWQHDWKVAKRWLSALNAMQAMYRAAYLGDLAHEPTAEASDSSGEDTSRDFRPEPGDGFPSVVDLPDLYASLRLVACDSSAMPMDVGTVWLQLSTGWPCDPGGIFDLFPA, from the exons ATGAGCCGCAAAGCTGTGCGGCGTTGCTTTGAGCTCTTCTTTACCAGGCATTTTGCATCCGACTTTTGCTCTTTTGATTATCGTCCTGATTTCGAAGCCAACTATCATTGTAAACCCTTCCTTGTGTactccatcatctgcctctGTGCCCGGTACCTGACTCCAGAGGAAGCGACCGAAGGATTCCAATTATCCAGCGGGGAGGAAATCTGGAAGCGTTATTCGCAGATGGCTCGGTCCAAGGCCAAAGCTTCATCGGATGAACCGAGTG TCGCTCACATCCAAGGATATCTGGTCCTAGCCGTTGCCGAGCTTCTCGCCGGCTCTGGATCTCGGCACTGGATGTACGCCGGGACCGCTATTCGGATGGCCCAGATCATGCGCCTCAACAAGGATTACCATCAGAGGTATGGCCCAAGAGAGCAAGAGATCCGACGCCGCACGTATTGGGCATGCTTGCTCCTCGACAGAGCCCTAGCATCCCTCTTGTGCAAGCCGCATTGCCTATCGGAAGTGAATATCGGAATAGCCCTCCCGAGCACAGATACGTCCCTTGCCTACCAGGAGGGGTCAAGAGGATTGACTCTTGAAGGGATCCAGTCCTTTGCGGGATACCCTTCGGAGATCGGTCTAGCTCCTTACTTCATCCGCACCGTCTACCTTTGGAGCAAGCTGGCTGACTTTAACGTCTGTTGTCGGAGGAACCTTGATAAGCATCCTCCCACTGACCCGCAGAGTCTGTTCTTCCAACTAACCTCGACCCTCCAAGATTGGCTCTCATCCTTGGGGCCCAGCTTGCAGTGGAGTATTCAGAACTACCACAACCATTGTGATCTTGGCCAGGGGCTAGGCTTTGCCTCGATGCACATGCTACTACGAAGTTCACTGTGTGTAGCTCACCAAGCATATCTACCACAACTGGACGGATTTACTGTTCTCTGTGGACGTATGGACGCAGCTGGCTGGTCATACTTTCATCGTGAAAACTGTCTTATCGAGACATGCGTCCCAAATGCCATGGCTATCGGCGAGATGCTCATCGCGATACTGGAGTCAGATCGGCCTAGTCAAGCCGCACTCCAATCGATATGGGTCGCCGCTTCAATCCTCTCGGCGGTAAACACCTTTCTCTGGGTCATCTATGCTGGCGATGAAGCCTTTTCGGCCGAAGAGACAGTCAATCAGGCCAAATCCTATCTAGAAACGATCCGTCGTATCTTTGTCTCCTGGCAACATGACTGGAAGGTGGCTAAACGCTGGCTCTCGGCTTTGAATGCCATGCAGGCCATGTACCGAGCCGCATATCTCGGTGATCTAGCCCACGAACCCACCGCCGAAGCCTCTGATTCATCTGGAGAGGACACATCCCGGGACTTCAGGCCTGAACCAGGAGACGGCTTTCCTTCCGTGGTGGACTTGCCCGACCTCTACGCCTCGCTGCGCCTAGTTGCGTGTGACTCGTCGGCAATGCCGATGGACGTCGGAACCGTGTGGTTACAGCTGTCAACAGGTTGGCCCTGTGACCCCGGGGGTATTTTCGATCTATTCCCGGCTTAG